Proteins encoded in a region of the Armatimonadota bacterium genome:
- a CDS encoding ClC family H(+)/Cl(-) exchange transporter, whose amino-acid sequence MTGVLVGTVSVGFQRAVEIFALVSQNVLAPLTRQGPPAFLGIVACGGVLGYLAGALTEKFCPEAGGSGIPHIKAVLMNLRTVRPFGLITVKVVAGLSALLAGMSLGREGPTIQIGGALGAAMADVSKAPMRLRQSMIASGAGAGLAAAFNAPLAGFLFVMEELRREMSPLTYGLALAASVCSVAVARFTFGQVPSFVLIEPRPVPLQALGIVVIVGVFSALVGVAFNVLTVRLVLWRERHMGRSVAGAVVGAVSCAFLAVLPEVTGGGHPLAGAILRGAYLHTSLGFLALLLVGKLILTSSSFATGVPGGLFAPVLVMGSLTGFIVGVVAARLFPGLGVQPDVFATLGMAAVLSASVRAPLTGVVLIVEMTQQYSLLYALLIAAFVSYVLANLARNQPIYESLLERDLHRTGQLGDLPQDTFSFALTVQPDSPLDGVLIRDAPFPPGMLVTTVRRQERFVEPRGQTEIQYGDELTVQVVGPPDERALVALHDAARSPHPADPS is encoded by the coding sequence GTGACGGGTGTCCTCGTCGGCACCGTGTCCGTGGGTTTCCAAAGGGCCGTCGAGATCTTTGCCCTGGTCAGCCAGAACGTTCTCGCTCCTCTGACCCGCCAGGGACCGCCGGCCTTTCTCGGGATCGTCGCCTGCGGCGGCGTCCTTGGGTACCTCGCTGGTGCGCTGACAGAAAAGTTCTGCCCAGAAGCGGGAGGAAGCGGGATCCCTCACATCAAGGCCGTCCTCATGAACCTTCGGACCGTCAGGCCCTTCGGTTTGATCACGGTCAAGGTCGTTGCGGGCCTGTCCGCCTTGCTCGCGGGCATGTCCCTTGGCCGGGAGGGGCCGACGATTCAGATCGGCGGGGCACTCGGTGCGGCGATGGCCGACGTCTCGAAAGCTCCGATGCGGTTGCGCCAATCGATGATCGCGAGCGGCGCCGGGGCTGGACTGGCCGCAGCGTTCAACGCCCCGTTGGCGGGCTTCCTCTTCGTCATGGAGGAACTTCGCCGTGAAATGTCGCCACTGACCTACGGGCTCGCCCTTGCCGCGTCGGTCTGCTCGGTCGCGGTGGCCCGTTTCACATTCGGCCAAGTTCCATCGTTCGTCCTGATCGAACCGAGGCCGGTGCCGCTTCAAGCCCTTGGGATCGTCGTCATCGTCGGCGTGTTCAGCGCGCTGGTCGGTGTGGCGTTCAACGTCCTGACCGTCCGGCTCGTCCTATGGCGGGAACGGCATATGGGCCGTAGCGTCGCTGGCGCCGTCGTCGGAGCCGTTTCCTGTGCTTTCCTCGCCGTCCTGCCCGAGGTGACGGGCGGGGGTCATCCACTTGCGGGCGCCATTCTGCGCGGCGCTTACCTGCATACGTCCCTCGGCTTCCTAGCGTTGTTACTGGTCGGCAAGCTCATTCTGACGTCGTCTAGTTTCGCGACGGGCGTGCCTGGCGGACTGTTCGCGCCTGTCCTCGTCATGGGGTCGCTGACGGGCTTCATCGTTGGCGTGGTCGCCGCCAGGCTGTTCCCGGGGCTGGGCGTCCAGCCCGATGTCTTCGCGACTCTGGGGATGGCGGCCGTTCTGTCCGCTTCTGTCCGCGCGCCGTTGACAGGAGTCGTCCTGATCGTCGAAATGACCCAGCAATACTCGTTGTTGTACGCGCTCTTGATCGCAGCGTTCGTCAGTTACGTCTTGGCCAACCTTGCCAGGAACCAACCGATCTACGAGTCGCTCCTCGAGCGGGACCTGCACCGCACCGGACAACTCGGTGACCTCCCTCAAGATACGTTTTCGTTCGCGTTGACCGTCCAGCCGGACTCCCCGCTCGACGGCGTGCTCATCCGCGACGCTCCCTTTCCGCCTGGGATGCTCGTCACGACCGTGAGAAGACAAGAACGGTTCGTCGAGCCTCGAGGCCAGACGGAGATCCAGTATGGCGACGAGCTGACCGTCCAGGTCGTCGGTCCGCCTGACGAAAGGGCGCTCGTCGCCCTGCACGATGCCGCCCGGTCGCCCCATCCGGCCGACCCCTCTTAG
- a CDS encoding TerC family protein: MLALDLGVFHRTAHKVEVKEALVWSGVWIGLALVFNIVLFVFWDQIQPGSRLSNEEAGFAFLAGYLVEKALSVDNIFVFLVVFGTFAVPEVYRHRVLFWGIIGALLARACFIALGSALLERFFWTMVVFGLFLIGTGIKMALTKDKHLEPEKNPLLKLFRKFVPVTPDYVGKKFFARIDGKLWATPLFVVLLVVEFTDLIFAVDSIPAIFAITTDPFLVFTSNVFAILGLRALFFALAGLVQMFRYLSYGLAAVLVFVGGKMLYGYAEKALVPDWPKFPVPLSLTVIVAILGVAIVASVVKSKSERALEPV; this comes from the coding sequence ATGTTGGCCCTCGACCTCGGTGTGTTCCACCGGACGGCCCATAAGGTCGAAGTCAAAGAAGCCCTGGTCTGGAGCGGCGTTTGGATCGGTCTGGCCTTGGTGTTCAACATCGTCCTTTTTGTTTTTTGGGACCAGATCCAGCCGGGCAGCCGACTTTCGAACGAGGAAGCAGGGTTCGCCTTCTTGGCGGGCTATCTGGTCGAGAAGGCGCTCAGCGTCGACAACATCTTCGTCTTCCTCGTCGTGTTCGGGACGTTCGCCGTTCCCGAGGTCTACCGGCACCGCGTCCTGTTCTGGGGCATCATCGGCGCCCTATTGGCCCGCGCCTGCTTCATCGCCCTTGGCTCGGCACTCTTGGAGCGGTTCTTCTGGACGATGGTGGTCTTCGGGCTGTTCCTCATCGGGACCGGCATCAAGATGGCCCTGACCAAGGACAAGCACCTCGAACCGGAGAAGAACCCGCTTCTCAAGCTCTTCCGGAAGTTCGTGCCCGTCACTCCCGATTACGTCGGCAAGAAGTTTTTCGCCCGCATCGACGGCAAGCTTTGGGCGACCCCGCTCTTCGTCGTCCTCCTCGTCGTCGAGTTCACCGACCTGATCTTCGCCGTCGACTCGATCCCTGCGATCTTCGCGATCACGACCGACCCGTTCCTCGTGTTCACGTCGAACGTCTTTGCGATCCTCGGCCTTCGGGCACTGTTCTTCGCCTTGGCCGGGCTCGTCCAAATGTTCCGGTACCTCAGTTACGGTCTGGCCGCCGTCCTCGTGTTCGTCGGAGGAAAGATGCTGTACGGCTACGCGGAGAAGGCGCTCGTTCCGGACTGGCCCAAGTTCCCGGTGCCTCTGTCGCTGACCGTGATCGTAGCGATCCTGGGCGTCGCGATCGTGGCCTCGGTCGTCAAGTCGAAGTCGGAGCGTGCTTTGGAACCGGTCTAA
- a CDS encoding molybdopterin-dependent oxidoreductase, with product MFGNVSRRDFLKVAGIGTAGSLALGAGSWALGRIPQRRASGHGGSTTVVPTFCEMCFWKCGTLAHVRDGEIVKLLGNPADPLCEGRLCPRGTGGLGAVYDPDRLASPLVRVRTNGSEKWEAVGWDRALDEVASRLQAVKEKYGPESLALFSHGTGGAFFGHLVSSFGSPNIAQPSFAQCRGPRDVGFELTFGEGIGSPERYDLANAKMAVLIGSHLGENMHNTQVQEFADAIGKGLHLVVADPRFSVAASKAEHWLPVKPGTDLALLLAWIHVIVEEGLYDRPFVEANTVGFSELKREVAGYTPEWAYPHTGIPAETIRLIAREMGAHSPSVLVYPGRHVTWYGDDTQRSRAIALLSALLGSWGRPGGFYFPTKAKVGKYPVPPYPEPARGRADGGGSRFPYANEGVANGLRDATRTGRPYPVKAWMVYGTNLIQALPNVSETEEALKALDFMVAIDTMPAEITGWADVVLPECTYLERFDELWTPSFRTPMISLRQPVVDPLFDSKPGWWIARELGLRLGLETYFPWNDIEDYLDTRLRTAGTTLAELKAVGTLRKPGHGLYAEEGRPMAFGTKSGKVELYSEELKKAGHDPVPKYTPPDPAPEGHFRLLYGRSPVHTFGRTTNNRRLAELEPENEVWVNTDTALDLGVKDGERVVLVNQDGARSNPIKAKVTERIRPECVYMVHGFGHTDRRLRQSAGKGADDTGLITRYKVDPLMGGTAMRGNFVRIERQEA from the coding sequence ATGTTCGGCAACGTCAGTCGCAGAGATTTCCTCAAGGTTGCTGGAATCGGGACGGCAGGGAGTCTCGCGCTTGGGGCCGGTAGCTGGGCGCTGGGCCGGATTCCGCAAAGGCGGGCATCGGGGCATGGCGGGAGCACGACGGTCGTCCCCACGTTTTGCGAGATGTGCTTCTGGAAGTGCGGCACTCTCGCCCACGTCCGCGACGGCGAAATCGTCAAGCTCTTAGGCAATCCCGCCGACCCCCTGTGCGAGGGCCGATTGTGCCCCCGGGGTACGGGCGGTCTCGGTGCGGTCTACGACCCGGACCGGTTGGCCAGCCCCTTGGTCCGCGTCAGGACGAACGGATCCGAGAAGTGGGAAGCCGTCGGTTGGGACCGCGCCCTCGACGAGGTCGCCTCCCGTCTCCAAGCCGTTAAAGAGAAGTACGGCCCAGAGTCCCTCGCCCTGTTCTCGCACGGGACGGGCGGCGCGTTCTTCGGCCACCTCGTCAGTTCTTTCGGATCACCGAACATTGCCCAACCCTCCTTTGCCCAGTGCCGGGGCCCGCGCGACGTCGGGTTCGAACTGACCTTCGGCGAAGGTATCGGTTCTCCTGAACGTTACGACCTGGCCAACGCCAAGATGGCGGTCCTGATCGGTTCGCACCTGGGCGAGAACATGCACAACACGCAGGTGCAAGAGTTCGCCGACGCGATCGGAAAGGGCCTGCACTTGGTCGTGGCCGATCCCCGCTTCTCGGTCGCGGCGAGCAAAGCCGAACACTGGTTACCGGTCAAGCCGGGCACCGACCTGGCCCTCCTCTTGGCGTGGATCCACGTGATCGTGGAGGAAGGGCTCTACGACCGGCCGTTCGTCGAAGCCAACACCGTCGGATTCTCCGAATTGAAGAGGGAGGTCGCCGGGTACACGCCGGAATGGGCGTACCCCCACACGGGCATTCCGGCGGAAACGATCCGCCTGATCGCCCGCGAAATGGGCGCCCACAGCCCCTCGGTCCTTGTCTATCCCGGCCGCCACGTGACGTGGTACGGCGACGACACCCAACGAAGCCGGGCCATCGCGCTGCTGTCCGCGTTACTCGGCAGTTGGGGTCGTCCTGGCGGGTTCTATTTCCCGACCAAGGCCAAAGTCGGGAAGTACCCGGTGCCTCCCTATCCCGAACCGGCCCGCGGGCGGGCGGACGGGGGCGGCTCCCGGTTTCCCTATGCGAACGAAGGCGTGGCCAACGGACTGCGTGACGCGACGAGGACCGGACGGCCTTATCCGGTCAAAGCATGGATGGTCTACGGTACGAACCTCATCCAAGCGCTGCCCAACGTGAGCGAGACGGAAGAGGCTCTCAAAGCCTTGGACTTCATGGTCGCGATCGATACGATGCCGGCCGAAATCACGGGCTGGGCCGACGTCGTCCTTCCCGAATGCACCTACTTGGAGCGGTTCGACGAGCTTTGGACGCCGTCCTTCCGGACACCGATGATCTCGCTCCGGCAACCCGTGGTCGACCCCTTGTTCGACAGTAAGCCCGGATGGTGGATCGCCCGAGAGCTCGGCCTGCGTCTCGGATTGGAGACGTACTTTCCATGGAACGACATCGAGGACTATCTCGACACCCGTCTTCGGACGGCCGGGACGACGCTCGCCGAACTGAAGGCTGTCGGCACTTTACGCAAACCCGGCCATGGGCTTTACGCAGAAGAGGGCCGGCCGATGGCCTTTGGCACGAAGTCCGGCAAGGTCGAGCTTTACTCCGAGGAACTCAAGAAAGCGGGCCACGATCCGGTGCCGAAGTACACGCCGCCCGATCCGGCCCCTGAAGGACACTTCAGATTGCTGTACGGACGGTCCCCCGTCCACACCTTTGGACGGACGACCAACAATCGGCGGTTGGCCGAGCTCGAACCGGAGAACGAAGTCTGGGTCAACACGGACACGGCCCTCGACCTCGGCGTGAAAGACGGCGAACGGGTCGTCCTGGTCAACCAAGACGGTGCCAGGAGCAATCCGATCAAAGCCAAGGTCACCGAGCGCATCCGTCCTGAGTGCGTCTACATGGTGCATGGCTTCGGCCATACCGACCGACGCTTGAGACAATCGGCAGGCAAGGGCGCCGACGACACGGGCCTCATCACCCGCTATAAGGTCGATCCGCTCATGGGGGGTACTGCGATGCGCGGCAACTTTGTCCGGATCGAGAGGCAGGAGGCTTGA
- a CDS encoding 4Fe-4S dicluster domain-containing protein, whose translation MRYAMVIDTRKCVGCMDCVLACKAENNVPDGYCRDWIVTETTGKFPDLKMEIRSERCNHCDRPPCAINCPTGAIHIDEGGIVLVDDVKCTGCKNCMVACPYGVGFINPRTNCSDKCTFCAHRVKEGLLPACVSVCPTKCMAFGDKDDPESEVSHLLRTRNWKVLRPDAGTGPNVYYLI comes from the coding sequence ATGCGGTACGCGATGGTCATCGATACCCGCAAGTGCGTCGGTTGTATGGACTGCGTCCTCGCGTGCAAAGCGGAGAACAACGTCCCCGACGGTTACTGCCGCGACTGGATCGTGACGGAAACGACCGGAAAGTTCCCGGACCTCAAGATGGAGATCCGATCGGAGCGGTGCAACCACTGCGACCGGCCCCCTTGCGCGATCAACTGCCCTACGGGCGCCATCCACATCGACGAAGGCGGCATCGTCCTGGTCGACGACGTGAAGTGCACCGGGTGTAAGAACTGTATGGTCGCTTGCCCCTACGGGGTCGGCTTCATCAATCCGCGGACGAACTGCTCCGATAAGTGCACGTTCTGTGCGCACCGCGTCAAAGAAGGGCTCTTGCCGGCCTGTGTCTCGGTCTGCCCGACCAAGTGCATGGCGTTCGGCGATAAGGACGACCCCGAAAGCGAGGTCAGTCACCTCTTGAGGACCCGTAACTGGAAGGTCTTGCGCCCAGATGCCGGCACGGGGCCGAACGTGTACTACCTGATTTAG
- the nrfD gene encoding polysulfide reductase NrfD translates to MEITSTRFNPNVAPLLEVWGWDVALYLLFSGMAAGVLVIAAVQFLAFGEPKTSPMMRLAVIAAAVTVPLAMLGLLHDLANKANILAFYKYWNLTSTMAVGARALLVIPPVALLFGLVLVQDRLTGRWAFLAPWVKRLEKAKVLLGRLTLASGLFLGTYTGVLLSANFGRPLWNTPLLPLLFLVSGLSTGAAALTLFSRDEHERDRLTKLDIGLIAIELSVILLMLLGFATTTRSQHEALGLLTDGPYGSAFWVLVVGFGLAVPLVLEQLQVRRRILDTPVPSLMVLIGGLALRAVIVFAGQASSVPNT, encoded by the coding sequence ATGGAGATCACCAGCACCCGGTTCAATCCGAACGTGGCCCCGCTTCTCGAAGTCTGGGGGTGGGACGTCGCCCTTTACTTGCTGTTCAGCGGAATGGCGGCGGGCGTCCTCGTTATCGCCGCAGTCCAGTTCTTGGCGTTCGGCGAACCGAAGACGTCGCCGATGATGCGCCTCGCCGTGATCGCTGCGGCCGTGACCGTTCCTCTGGCGATGCTCGGCCTCCTGCACGACCTGGCCAACAAGGCCAACATTCTGGCTTTTTACAAGTATTGGAACCTGACGTCCACGATGGCGGTCGGTGCGCGCGCGCTGCTGGTCATTCCTCCCGTCGCGCTCCTGTTCGGGCTCGTCTTGGTCCAAGACCGTTTGACCGGTCGATGGGCCTTCCTCGCACCCTGGGTGAAGCGGCTTGAGAAGGCCAAGGTCTTGCTCGGTCGGCTCACCTTGGCCAGCGGCCTCTTTTTGGGGACTTATACGGGCGTGCTCTTGAGTGCGAACTTCGGTCGCCCGTTGTGGAACACGCCGCTCCTTCCGTTGCTGTTCTTGGTCTCCGGGCTCTCGACGGGTGCGGCCGCACTCACTTTGTTTTCGCGGGACGAGCACGAACGGGACCGCCTGACGAAACTCGACATCGGCCTGATCGCCATCGAGCTCTCTGTCATCCTCCTGATGCTCCTCGGGTTCGCGACGACCACACGGTCCCAGCACGAAGCCCTTGGCCTCCTGACCGACGGGCCTTACGGGTCCGCGTTCTGGGTGTTGGTCGTCGGCTTCGGCCTCGCCGTCCCCCTCGTTTTGGAACAGCTCCAGGTCCGGCGACGGATCTTGGACACGCCCGTTCCCTCCCTCATGGTCCTGATCGGGGGCCTCGCCTTGAGGGCCGTCATCGTGTTCGCCGGACAGGCGAGCTCCGTCCCCAACACGTGA
- a CDS encoding YeeE/YedE family protein has protein sequence MSVTLSPSQTVGHAETVDAAPRPYWNPYVAGIALGLVLVLTFYLMGSGLGASGALTRVVATAEDAVSHESVAAHPYWSTYLGDKPILKDWLVFEVIGVFVGGIVASLTAGRFRATTEKGEGVTVRQRALLAFGGGLIVGFATRFARGCTSGQALTGGSLLSVGSWAFMLSVFAGGYATAWFVRRQWR, from the coding sequence ATGAGTGTCACTCTGAGTCCTTCACAAACCGTCGGGCACGCCGAAACCGTCGACGCGGCCCCACGGCCCTATTGGAACCCCTATGTCGCGGGCATCGCGCTCGGCCTGGTGCTCGTCTTGACCTTCTATCTGATGGGGAGCGGCCTGGGCGCAAGCGGTGCGCTCACCCGTGTCGTCGCGACGGCCGAAGATGCCGTCTCGCATGAATCGGTCGCCGCCCACCCGTACTGGTCGACCTATCTCGGCGACAAGCCGATCCTCAAAGACTGGCTGGTCTTCGAAGTGATCGGGGTGTTCGTGGGCGGCATCGTCGCGAGCCTGACCGCCGGTCGCTTCCGGGCTACGACCGAAAAGGGTGAGGGCGTCACCGTCCGTCAACGTGCTTTGCTCGCATTCGGGGGCGGCCTCATCGTCGGGTTTGCGACCCGGTTCGCTCGGGGTTGCACCAGTGGACAGGCTCTAACGGGCGGTTCCCTCCTCTCGGTCGGGAGTTGGGCGTTCATGCTGTCGGTTTTCGCGGGCGGATATGCCACCGCCTGGTTCGTCCGGAGGCAATGGCGATGA
- a CDS encoding YeeE/YedE family protein produces MNGPLAPLGVFGEEAGLIVAFVIGGLFGFVLERAGFGSAKKLAAVFYGRDMAVLKVMFTAIVTAMIGVQYLVVFGRLDMAQVTVPPTFLAPQIVGGLLFGVGFVIGGYCPGTAFVALGSGRKDALWFIGGALLGIALWAWGYPAYEAFAKSGSMGEFTLPQWLGLPAGTVAFLVILMALGAFWIATKVERRFGPEEDRTSQAGS; encoded by the coding sequence ATGAACGGCCCTTTGGCACCGCTCGGCGTTTTCGGCGAAGAAGCCGGTCTGATCGTCGCGTTCGTCATCGGTGGGCTTTTCGGGTTCGTCTTGGAACGGGCCGGCTTCGGTAGCGCGAAGAAACTCGCCGCCGTCTTCTACGGACGCGACATGGCCGTGCTCAAAGTCATGTTCACGGCGATCGTGACGGCGATGATCGGCGTGCAGTACCTGGTCGTGTTCGGCCGGTTGGACATGGCGCAGGTCACCGTCCCCCCGACGTTCTTGGCACCTCAGATCGTGGGCGGACTCCTGTTCGGTGTCGGGTTCGTGATCGGTGGCTACTGTCCGGGAACGGCGTTCGTCGCCCTCGGATCGGGCCGCAAAGACGCGCTCTGGTTCATCGGGGGAGCCTTACTCGGCATCGCCCTCTGGGCGTGGGGCTATCCGGCGTACGAAGCGTTCGCCAAGTCTGGCAGCATGGGAGAGTTCACTCTTCCCCAATGGCTCGGCCTACCTGCCGGAACCGTGGCGTTCTTGGTGATCCTCATGGCGCTCGGAGCCTTCTGGATCGCGACGAAAGTGGAACGACGGTTCGGCCCCGAAGAAGACCGGACCAGTCAGGCAGGAAGTTGA
- a CDS encoding rhodanese-like domain-containing protein, translating to MRNITVQRGGVFLALLLGFGLLIARGAPDASVAVEGAAVLKQVQAKDDHIDANTLAKWIIEGRKDYVLVDVRQPWEYDDYHVPGAVNVPMDKLLAPEGTAVLQREKTIVLCSSGGTHAAQAWVVLLQKGYRTKTLLDGVQGWWRDIMTPTCLRSTDEGTATAEYKAMKAVREHFQGGTASSGTPVVPDTSSPATPPAAPPTAPPSEPAKPAPGKAKGGGC from the coding sequence ATGCGGAACATCACAGTACAAAGAGGCGGGGTCTTCCTTGCCTTGCTCCTAGGGTTCGGACTCTTGATCGCACGGGGGGCGCCAGACGCTTCCGTGGCCGTCGAAGGGGCCGCCGTCTTGAAACAAGTCCAGGCGAAAGACGACCATATCGACGCGAACACGCTTGCGAAGTGGATCATCGAGGGGCGCAAGGACTATGTCCTTGTGGACGTCCGTCAGCCCTGGGAGTACGACGATTACCACGTTCCAGGAGCCGTCAACGTCCCGATGGACAAACTCCTCGCTCCCGAAGGGACCGCCGTACTCCAGCGAGAGAAGACGATCGTCCTTTGCTCGTCCGGCGGGACGCACGCGGCTCAGGCCTGGGTCGTCCTCCTTCAAAAGGGATACCGGACGAAGACGTTGCTCGACGGCGTACAAGGGTGGTGGCGCGACATCATGACGCCGACCTGCCTGCGGTCGACGGACGAAGGGACGGCGACTGCCGAGTACAAAGCGATGAAGGCCGTTCGAGAACACTTCCAGGGCGGCACCGCTTCGAGCGGGACCCCGGTCGTACCCGACACTTCGTCACCCGCCACCCCGCCGGCCGCTCCACCCACGGCCCCTCCTTCCGAGCCGGCGAAGCCTGCGCCCGGTAAGGCGAAAGGCGGCGGTTGCTGA
- a CDS encoding outer membrane protein transport protein — MRTYRPALEALALSVVLSTLPATAIAGTDGYFSGGWGVKAKGMGGATLAYAQDSLAAVHNPAGIAWLDKRFDLSLELFNPVRHYDTAGNPSGMGGFVPGTVKSGREAFLIPSIGAVFPTAEGVFSLTLHGNGGMNTSWPAEANMGHGTFGGGAAGVNLEQMFVSGSYARKLNDTTSLGASVIYVLQKFSASGLRPFNPGSSHLSDNGDDESTGWGTKFGVTSKVNDKLTLAAVYQPRITMTKFQKYSGLFADHGGFDIPENYGVGLAYRPTDRSTLAFDVKHIKYSDVASVGNPFSNISHGLGEPDGPGFGWKDMTVYKLGYEWRPDDKTAYRAGMSYARQPIESSEILFNILAPGVQEWHFTLGMTRKTGDRGEWSFALSYSPEKSVSGINPLDQNQTVTLRMRQLEIEFGYGWKF; from the coding sequence ATGCGAACTTACAGACCCGCGCTCGAAGCGTTGGCCCTTTCTGTGGTCTTGTCCACCTTGCCCGCTACGGCCATCGCCGGAACAGACGGTTACTTCTCAGGAGGTTGGGGCGTGAAAGCCAAAGGCATGGGCGGAGCGACCTTGGCCTATGCGCAAGACTCCTTGGCCGCAGTCCACAATCCTGCAGGAATCGCCTGGCTGGACAAGAGGTTCGACCTGAGCCTCGAACTGTTCAACCCCGTCCGTCATTACGACACGGCCGGCAACCCGTCGGGAATGGGAGGGTTCGTTCCCGGCACCGTCAAGTCGGGACGGGAGGCCTTCCTGATCCCGAGCATCGGAGCGGTCTTCCCGACCGCCGAAGGCGTGTTCTCCTTGACGCTCCACGGGAACGGCGGGATGAACACGTCCTGGCCGGCCGAAGCGAACATGGGCCATGGTACGTTCGGCGGAGGCGCTGCAGGCGTGAACCTGGAGCAAATGTTCGTCTCGGGTTCTTACGCCAGGAAACTGAACGATACGACGTCGCTCGGAGCGTCCGTGATCTATGTCCTTCAGAAATTCTCGGCTTCGGGTCTACGTCCGTTCAACCCCGGTTCCTCGCATCTGAGCGACAACGGCGACGACGAATCGACCGGCTGGGGCACGAAGTTCGGCGTGACGTCGAAAGTCAACGACAAGCTCACCTTGGCCGCGGTCTACCAGCCTCGGATCACCATGACGAAGTTCCAGAAGTACAGCGGGCTGTTCGCCGACCATGGTGGCTTCGATATTCCCGAGAATTACGGGGTCGGGCTGGCCTACAGACCGACGGACCGGTCCACGCTCGCCTTCGACGTCAAACACATCAAGTATAGCGACGTGGCGTCGGTCGGAAACCCGTTCAGCAACATCAGCCACGGGCTCGGTGAGCCGGACGGCCCCGGATTCGGATGGAAGGACATGACGGTCTACAAGCTCGGATACGAGTGGAGACCGGACGACAAGACGGCGTACCGTGCGGGCATGAGCTATGCCAGGCAGCCGATCGAGTCGAGCGAGATCCTGTTCAACATCCTGGCGCCGGGTGTCCAAGAGTGGCACTTCACGCTCGGTATGACACGGAAGACCGGGGATCGTGGCGAGTGGAGCTTCGCTCTCAGCTACAGTCCGGAGAAATCAGTCAGCGGGATCAACCCTCTCGACCAGAACCAGACGGTCACGCTGCGGATGCGTCAACTCGAGATCGAATTCGGATACGGCTGGAAGTTCTGA
- a CDS encoding GyrI-like domain-containing protein, which yields MEFKQVSVPPFRVAMIRHTGPYESIGPVFDRLWGWVESRNVQVVRTLGLYYDNTEEVPANQLRSAAAVEVPLNYVLTDTAGLPITIETVTGGDYAMTTFVGPYEGLSPIWAQLVDYAERKLKRNVSQNPAYEVYVNDPEETPADRLITELYLPLE from the coding sequence ATGGAATTCAAACAGGTCTCCGTACCTCCCTTCCGGGTCGCGATGATCCGGCACACCGGGCCCTACGAGTCGATCGGCCCTGTCTTCGACAGGCTGTGGGGCTGGGTCGAGAGCCGCAACGTTCAAGTCGTCCGGACGTTGGGTTTGTACTACGACAACACGGAGGAGGTTCCAGCGAACCAGTTGCGGTCCGCGGCCGCGGTCGAAGTGCCGCTGAACTACGTTTTGACCGATACGGCCGGGCTGCCGATCACGATCGAAACGGTCACGGGCGGCGACTACGCCATGACGACGTTCGTCGGCCCTTACGAGGGGCTCTCCCCGATCTGGGCGCAACTCGTGGACTATGCAGAGCGCAAACTGAAACGCAACGTCAGCCAGAACCCGGCCTATGAGGTCTATGTCAACGATCCCGAGGAGACGCCTGCCGACCGTCTGATCACCGAACTCTACTTGCCTCTCGAGTGA